One window of Dyadobacter sandarakinus genomic DNA carries:
- a CDS encoding TonB-dependent receptor codes for MQKSVPDKPVNWRKIMRIGLLQWVLASLLAGGSYAKESAAQSILSKDMSLTLRNVSLKEALDEIQDQVSARFVYSSRVSLKEHVSIEVKHQKLGKVLDQLLTPNGISFRLINDQIVLARTRTGKEEAVILDLETRLHNYVLPVDIAVKGTVSSADGQGTLPGVSVVLKGSNQGTTTDTDGKFTLTVPNVESILVFSFVGYASQEVVVGNRTQVDISLQPDNKALSEVVVVGYGTQKRVNLTGAVSQVQAKDLENRPLNNMSQILQGMVPNLNITFSTGQPGSSGSLNVRGETSINGGGPLVLIDGVPGDINRINPGDVESVSVLKDAAASAIYGARGAFGVILVTTKTAKSGKTSVSYSNNFGWSTPTVSTDFLTNGYEHTMLNDEAFKRATGNTYTRYSEEDYAELEARRYDKTENPARPWTVVKNVNGKDIYNYYGNYDWWNTIFNMSQPSMQHNLNLSGGTEKVNYFLSGSMFQKDGIMRLNTDRYNSYTLRSKINAQLTPWLKVSNNTQYFDSRYKYPGLEGGANANFVAITVHALPAYAPRNPDGTATYNTLKNNYSIGDGLFANLLKGVAGGEKKIHELTTINTVTLDFTKNWNLVANHSYSFYIADDWYRAAVAQYSIQPGILTSVPNYNTDQLKRTFWFDPMNVVNVFTSYNQTFGKHYLSGTLGMNSESKKHQRLYGARKNLLSESLNDLELGTGEQLTEGGSYQYSLFGAFFRLNYDYMGKYLVEVNGRYDGTSRFGEGRRYGFFPSVSAGWRISEEKFFEPVKGAVNNLKIRASYGTLGNQLPPNNNSASYYPYISSMPTSLSSWITNGQKLNYVNSPNPISPNLTWEKATTSNVGLDADFFKSRLNLSVDAYIRKTTDMLIPGKVLPAVYGATVPTENAGDLQTKGFELSLSWRNQTKLAGRIFSYNASFIVSDYKSKITRYDNPNKILSNRYVGQRIGEMWGYSIDGMFKTNEEAQAYTIDQTIVNKQRLSAPGDWSKLQAGDLKFLDLNGDGKISEGANTLADHGDLKIIGNSSPRFRYGINLGASWNGFDISALAQGILRRHWYPGSNADKFWGPYSRPYYSFIPREFEKDVWTPENQDAYFPLLRGYTALNGGGDLQARNDRYIQNIGYLRLKNVVIGYTIPPAITKKVRIPNARVYVSGENLLTYTPLRSKYIDPEQFDGDATNGRTYPLSKTFSAGLSINF; via the coding sequence ATGCAAAAATCAGTACCTGACAAGCCTGTAAACTGGCGAAAAATCATGCGCATCGGATTGCTTCAATGGGTTCTGGCCTCTCTGCTTGCGGGCGGGAGCTATGCGAAGGAAAGCGCCGCCCAATCCATCCTGAGCAAGGATATGTCGCTTACGCTCAGAAACGTATCTCTGAAAGAGGCCCTGGACGAGATCCAGGACCAGGTAAGTGCACGCTTTGTGTACAGCAGCCGTGTTTCGCTCAAAGAACATGTAAGCATTGAGGTAAAACATCAGAAGCTCGGCAAGGTGCTCGACCAGCTGCTGACACCCAATGGAATCAGCTTCCGCCTTATCAATGACCAAATTGTGCTTGCCAGAACCAGAACCGGCAAGGAAGAAGCAGTGATACTGGACCTTGAAACAAGGCTCCATAACTATGTGCTCCCGGTTGACATTGCGGTAAAAGGGACAGTATCATCAGCGGACGGACAGGGTACGCTCCCGGGCGTAAGTGTGGTACTGAAAGGCAGCAACCAGGGTACGACCACGGACACCGACGGCAAGTTTACCCTCACGGTGCCTAATGTGGAATCCATACTGGTTTTCAGCTTTGTAGGGTATGCGTCGCAGGAGGTAGTGGTAGGCAACCGCACCCAGGTCGACATCAGCCTGCAACCAGATAATAAAGCGCTTTCCGAAGTGGTAGTAGTGGGTTATGGTACGCAAAAAAGGGTAAACCTGACCGGCGCCGTGAGCCAGGTACAAGCCAAAGATCTCGAAAACAGGCCCCTGAACAACATGTCGCAGATTCTGCAGGGCATGGTGCCTAACCTGAACATCACGTTCAGTACGGGCCAGCCAGGTTCGAGCGGGAGTCTCAATGTGCGGGGCGAAACCTCCATCAACGGCGGCGGGCCGCTCGTGCTGATCGACGGGGTTCCGGGCGATATCAACCGGATCAATCCGGGCGATGTAGAGTCTGTTTCGGTATTGAAAGATGCGGCGGCTTCGGCCATATACGGAGCCCGGGGCGCATTCGGGGTCATTCTGGTGACTACAAAAACAGCCAAGTCGGGCAAGACCAGCGTATCTTACAGCAACAACTTTGGCTGGTCTACCCCGACGGTCAGCACCGACTTCCTGACCAACGGGTATGAGCATACGATGCTTAATGATGAGGCATTCAAACGCGCTACGGGCAATACCTATACCCGCTACTCGGAAGAGGATTATGCCGAGCTCGAAGCGCGCCGCTATGACAAAACAGAAAACCCGGCCAGGCCGTGGACGGTTGTTAAGAATGTGAATGGCAAAGACATTTACAACTATTATGGCAATTACGACTGGTGGAATACGATTTTCAACATGTCGCAACCATCCATGCAGCACAACCTGAACCTGTCCGGCGGAACCGAAAAAGTGAACTACTTCCTCTCGGGCTCGATGTTTCAGAAGGATGGTATCATGCGTCTCAATACCGACCGCTACAATTCCTACACCCTGCGGAGCAAGATCAATGCACAGCTCACGCCCTGGCTGAAGGTGAGCAATAATACCCAGTACTTCGATTCGAGATACAAATATCCGGGACTTGAAGGAGGCGCGAATGCCAACTTTGTGGCGATTACCGTGCATGCACTGCCAGCCTATGCACCCCGCAACCCGGACGGGACCGCAACTTACAACACGTTGAAAAACAACTATTCCATTGGTGACGGACTGTTCGCCAACCTGCTCAAAGGTGTTGCCGGTGGTGAAAAGAAAATTCACGAGCTGACGACGATCAATACCGTTACCCTTGATTTTACCAAAAACTGGAACCTGGTCGCCAATCACTCCTACTCGTTCTATATCGCTGATGACTGGTACCGCGCTGCGGTAGCCCAATACTCCATTCAGCCGGGCATTCTGACGTCGGTACCCAACTACAATACGGACCAGCTGAAAAGGACCTTCTGGTTTGATCCCATGAATGTGGTCAATGTTTTTACCTCGTACAATCAGACCTTCGGCAAGCATTACCTGTCGGGAACGCTGGGGATGAACTCGGAAAGCAAGAAGCACCAACGGCTCTATGGCGCGCGGAAAAACCTGCTGTCAGAAAGTCTGAATGACCTGGAACTGGGTACGGGCGAGCAGCTGACAGAGGGCGGCTCCTACCAGTACTCACTTTTCGGTGCATTTTTCCGCCTCAATTATGACTACATGGGCAAATACCTGGTCGAAGTAAACGGACGCTACGATGGTACTTCCCGTTTTGGAGAAGGCAGGCGCTATGGTTTCTTCCCGTCTGTTTCGGCCGGCTGGCGGATCAGTGAGGAAAAGTTTTTTGAGCCGGTAAAGGGTGCCGTGAACAACCTTAAAATACGCGCTTCCTATGGTACGCTCGGCAACCAGCTGCCGCCCAACAACAACTCGGCGAGCTACTATCCGTACATTTCGTCCATGCCCACATCCCTGTCGTCGTGGATCACGAATGGCCAGAAGCTCAATTACGTCAACAGCCCCAACCCCATTTCGCCCAACCTGACGTGGGAAAAAGCGACTACTTCGAATGTGGGTCTGGATGCCGATTTCTTTAAAAGCAGGCTGAACCTTTCGGTGGATGCATACATTCGAAAAACCACCGACATGCTGATCCCGGGCAAGGTGCTGCCAGCCGTGTACGGCGCAACCGTGCCGACAGAAAATGCAGGCGACCTGCAGACAAAAGGGTTTGAGCTGTCCCTGTCCTGGCGCAATCAGACCAAGCTGGCGGGCAGGATATTCTCCTACAATGCATCCTTTATCGTATCGGATTACAAATCGAAGATCACCCGGTATGACAACCCGAACAAGATCCTGTCCAACCGCTACGTAGGCCAGCGGATCGGTGAAATGTGGGGCTACTCCATTGACGGTATGTTCAAAACCAATGAGGAGGCCCAGGCATACACCATCGATCAGACGATCGTCAACAAGCAGCGCCTGAGTGCTCCGGGCGACTGGAGCAAGCTGCAGGCGGGCGACCTCAAATTCCTTGACCTCAACGGGGATGGCAAAATCAGCGAAGGTGCCAATACCCTGGCCGACCATGGCGATCTGAAAATCATCGGAAACAGCAGCCCGCGCTTTCGCTACGGTATCAACCTGGGCGCTTCGTGGAACGGTTTCGATATTTCAGCACTGGCACAGGGTATCCTGCGCAGGCACTGGTATCCCGGCTCCAATGCGGATAAATTCTGGGGACCTTACTCCCGGCCTTACTACTCTTTTATTCCGAGGGAGTTTGAAAAGGATGTCTGGACCCCCGAAAACCAGGATGCCTACTTCCCGCTGCTGAGAGGCTACACAGCCCTGAACGGCGGTGGCGACCTGCAGGCGCGCAATGACCGCTACATCCAGAACATTGGTTACCTGAGACTGAAAAACGTCGTGATCGGTTATACGATCCCGCCGGCGATCACCAAAAAAGTACGGATTCCCAATGCAAGGGTGTATGTGAGCGGTGAAAACCTGCTGACTTACACGCCGCTGCGCTCCAAGTACATTGATCCCGAGCAATTTGACGGTGATGCCACCAACGGCCGTACCTACCCGCTTTCCAAAACATTCTCTGCCGGCCTGAGCATTAATTTCTGA
- a CDS encoding RagB/SusD family nutrient uptake outer membrane protein, whose protein sequence is MKKFLITIVALALGLVSCDLDQLPMDAISPETFFKTENDLLLYTNSLYNMLPDAEDVYNEDADNVVKNALRDELQGTRIVPTSGGGWSWTNLRNINYFLANSGKCPDKAAVARYNGLARFFRAYFYFGMVKRFGDVPWYTSTIEITDEQLLTKARDPRTLVMDSVMADLDYAIANLATGRQVNTVTKWTALALKSRVGLYEGTFRKYHTEFNLPDADRFLDACIAASEDLIKNSGYTIYKATPETAYLRLFASDNAIADEIILARDFSDELQVYHNLNYYTMTASYGKPGLEKKLVNSYLMKDGTPFTNVKGYETMQFFEEVQNRDPRLTQTIRTPGYTRIGETTPLVPEFGATSTGYQLIKFVSEPKWDTFNKDITDMPIFRYAEVLLNYAEAKAEKGTLTQVDLELSTGLTRGRVGMPNIDMANANAKPDPYQAEMYTHVTGKNAGVILEIRRERRIELVMENFFRWDDIIRWKEGQALTRQFKGMYFPGPGSYDLDKNGKVDLVIYEGTKPNIAGAQLLKLGSEILLENGSKGGNMVINGHITKKFDENKDYLYPIPRQERLLNTNLTQNPNWE, encoded by the coding sequence ATGAAAAAATTCCTGATAACCATTGTTGCGCTGGCCCTCGGACTGGTATCCTGTGACCTGGACCAGCTTCCTATGGACGCGATTTCACCCGAGACATTTTTCAAAACCGAAAACGACCTGCTGCTTTATACCAACTCGCTGTACAACATGCTGCCGGATGCAGAGGATGTGTATAATGAAGATGCGGATAATGTGGTAAAAAATGCATTGCGCGATGAACTGCAGGGTACGCGCATTGTTCCCACGAGTGGCGGCGGCTGGTCCTGGACCAACCTGCGGAACATCAACTACTTCCTCGCCAATTCGGGAAAATGCCCGGACAAGGCGGCGGTAGCCCGCTACAATGGTCTGGCCCGCTTCTTCCGGGCGTATTTCTATTTCGGGATGGTCAAAAGGTTTGGTGACGTACCCTGGTACACTTCCACGATCGAGATCACGGACGAGCAGTTGCTGACCAAGGCCCGCGATCCGCGTACGCTCGTGATGGATTCGGTGATGGCTGACCTGGACTATGCGATTGCAAACCTGGCAACCGGCCGTCAGGTGAACACCGTCACTAAATGGACTGCGCTGGCATTGAAGTCGCGCGTGGGCTTGTATGAGGGTACTTTTCGTAAATACCATACGGAATTCAACCTGCCCGACGCCGACCGTTTCCTCGATGCCTGCATCGCCGCCTCGGAGGACCTGATAAAAAATAGTGGGTACACGATCTACAAAGCCACACCCGAAACCGCGTATTTAAGACTTTTTGCGTCCGACAATGCCATCGCAGACGAGATCATCCTTGCGCGTGATTTCAGCGACGAGTTGCAGGTTTATCACAACCTTAACTACTACACCATGACAGCCTCCTACGGCAAACCCGGTCTGGAAAAGAAGCTGGTAAACAGCTACCTGATGAAGGATGGCACCCCGTTCACAAATGTAAAAGGGTACGAAACCATGCAGTTTTTCGAGGAGGTCCAAAACCGCGACCCGCGCCTTACACAAACCATCCGCACGCCGGGCTATACCCGCATTGGTGAAACAACCCCACTGGTACCCGAGTTTGGTGCAACCAGCACGGGATACCAGCTGATCAAGTTTGTGTCCGAGCCCAAATGGGACACCTTCAACAAGGATATTACTGACATGCCGATTTTCCGCTACGCCGAGGTACTGCTGAACTATGCCGAAGCCAAAGCCGAAAAAGGCACGCTGACCCAGGTAGACCTGGAACTGTCCACCGGACTTACCCGCGGCCGGGTAGGCATGCCCAACATTGATATGGCGAATGCCAATGCCAAACCCGATCCCTACCAGGCGGAGATGTACACCCACGTGACGGGCAAAAATGCAGGCGTGATTCTGGAAATCCGGCGTGAGCGCCGCATTGAACTGGTCATGGAAAACTTCTTCCGCTGGGACGATATTATCCGCTGGAAAGAGGGACAGGCCCTGACCAGACAGTTCAAAGGCATGTACTTTCCCGGTCCGGGCAGCTATGACCTCGACAAGAATGGAAAAGTTGACCTGGTGATTTACGAAGGCACCAAACCCAACATCGCCGGTGCACAACTCCTGAAACTGGGAAGCGAAATCCTGCTTGAAAATGGCAGCAAAGGAGGGAACATGGTGATCAATGGTCACATTACCAAGAAGTTCGACGAGAACAAGGACTACCTTTATCCGATCCCCAGGCAAGAGCGGCTTTTGAATACCAACCTTACCCAGAACCCCAACTGGGAATAG
- a CDS encoding purple acid phosphatase family protein, whose protein sequence is MLSDRRSFLEKMSQIGALSLLPLSASQAAAGAAEEKNHFVAGPYLQNLGPNEVTIMWITHKNAFSWLEYGAGTYTSKREFGYSNGLIEANNRINKITLTDLKPGTEHKYKIVSTDVLGYKGSKVEFGETISSAMFGFKTPAENEDEFKMVVFNDIHDRPQIIPQLLYRHGYTGNTRDYDFVVFNGDCFDWVTEEQQMVDHLIKPCVDIFATEFPFILTQGNHECRGSFSRHISGYYAYPENKYYYAFTRGPVRFVVLDSGEDKTDDSVEYGGLSAFDRYREAQGKWLEKEVQSADFKNADFRIVLIHISPYHSGDWHGPMHCQQVFGPILNKAKIDLQLSGHTHRYMTHEPDTTHNYPIMIGGGPLEGKRTLIKLHATRKQLDVKMIRDDGEVVGKFLLPKKGKA, encoded by the coding sequence ATGCTTTCAGACAGAAGGTCATTCTTAGAGAAAATGTCGCAGATCGGGGCACTCAGCCTGCTGCCGCTGTCTGCCTCGCAGGCCGCTGCGGGTGCAGCCGAAGAGAAAAACCACTTTGTGGCGGGTCCCTACCTTCAGAACCTCGGCCCGAATGAAGTAACGATCATGTGGATCACGCACAAAAACGCTTTCAGCTGGCTGGAATACGGTGCGGGTACTTACACCAGCAAACGTGAATTCGGGTATTCCAACGGATTGATCGAGGCCAACAACCGGATCAATAAAATTACTCTCACAGACCTGAAACCCGGCACCGAGCACAAATACAAGATCGTATCCACGGATGTACTCGGCTACAAAGGCTCCAAGGTGGAATTCGGCGAAACGATATCGAGTGCGATGTTCGGGTTTAAAACGCCTGCTGAAAATGAGGACGAGTTCAAAATGGTGGTATTCAATGATATTCACGACCGTCCGCAGATCATTCCGCAGCTGCTTTACCGGCACGGCTACACAGGCAATACCCGCGACTATGACTTCGTGGTGTTCAATGGCGATTGTTTTGACTGGGTCACGGAAGAGCAGCAGATGGTCGATCACCTGATCAAACCTTGTGTGGACATTTTTGCTACGGAATTCCCTTTTATCCTTACGCAGGGTAACCACGAATGCCGCGGGAGCTTTTCGCGCCACATTTCCGGCTACTACGCGTATCCTGAAAACAAATACTATTACGCATTTACCCGCGGTCCGGTACGGTTTGTGGTGCTGGATTCGGGTGAGGATAAAACCGACGACAGCGTGGAGTACGGCGGGCTGTCGGCATTTGACCGCTACCGGGAAGCACAGGGCAAATGGCTGGAAAAAGAGGTACAGTCCGCTGATTTCAAAAATGCCGATTTCAGAATTGTACTGATCCATATTTCGCCCTATCATTCGGGCGACTGGCACGGACCGATGCATTGTCAGCAGGTATTCGGGCCCATTTTAAATAAAGCAAAGATCGACCTGCAGCTTTCCGGACACACGCATCGCTACATGACCCACGAACCCGATACCACCCATAACTACCCGATCATGATCGGGGGCGGTCCGCTGGAAGGCAAGCGTACCCTGATCAAGCTACATGCGACCCGCAAGCAGCTCGACGTGAAGATGATCCGGGACGATGGTGAAGTCGTAGGGAAGTTCCTGCTGCCGAAAAAAGGGAAAGCCTGA
- a CDS encoding endonuclease/exonuclease/phosphatase family protein: MKRLLLVCMLLVVAAGTSFSQNNVLTVASYNLRYNTPNDGVNAWPNRKEMVKGLVRFHDFDIFGVQEALVGQLKDVAELTDYAYYGKGRDDGKEGGEHSAIFYKKSRFKLLKSGDFWLSETPDVPGKGWDATCCNRICSWGQFQDQTTKKTFYFFNVHFDHQGKEARRQSGHLMVKKISEIAGKSNVILTGDFNSTPETEQIQTIRTILNDTHEVTKDKPYGPEGTFNSFKFDAKMENRIDYIFTGKNIDVLKYGVLTDALEQRYPSDHQPVVVKAVLK; encoded by the coding sequence ATGAAAAGACTGCTCTTAGTATGTATGCTGCTGGTTGTCGCAGCAGGCACCTCATTTTCCCAGAACAACGTCCTCACGGTCGCATCTTACAACCTGCGCTACAATACGCCCAATGATGGTGTCAATGCCTGGCCAAACCGGAAAGAAATGGTAAAAGGCCTTGTCCGTTTTCACGACTTCGACATCTTTGGTGTGCAGGAAGCGCTGGTGGGCCAATTGAAGGATGTGGCGGAACTGACGGACTATGCCTACTACGGAAAAGGGCGGGACGACGGAAAGGAAGGCGGCGAGCATTCGGCCATATTTTACAAAAAAAGCCGCTTTAAGCTGCTGAAATCAGGTGACTTCTGGCTGAGCGAAACGCCTGACGTACCCGGCAAGGGCTGGGATGCAACCTGCTGTAACCGCATTTGTTCGTGGGGACAGTTCCAGGACCAGACGACTAAAAAGACCTTTTATTTTTTCAATGTACATTTTGACCACCAGGGCAAAGAGGCACGCCGGCAGTCGGGACATTTAATGGTTAAAAAAATCAGTGAAATCGCCGGAAAGTCAAACGTAATCCTCACCGGTGACTTCAACTCTACCCCTGAGACCGAGCAGATCCAGACCATCCGAACCATCCTGAACGATACGCATGAAGTAACGAAAGACAAACCTTACGGACCGGAAGGAACCTTCAACAGTTTCAAGTTTGATGCAAAAATGGAGAACCGCATCGACTATATTTTTACCGGCAAAAATATCGACGTGCTGAAATATGGTGTCCTGACCGACGCTCTGGAGCAGCGCTACCCTTCCGATCACCAGCCTGTGGTTGTGAAGGCAGTACTCAAATAA
- the mtgA gene encoding monofunctional biosynthetic peptidoglycan transglycosylase, with amino-acid sequence MFRRLQFILLRFLLFFTVLSVVWVFILKFLPVWVTPYMLSRKVEALVDGEDSELFHDWEPYENISKEVALAVVASEDQNFPKHWGFDFNQIYNAVKEKRKRARGASTISQQVAKNVFLWHGRSLVRKGLEAYFTILIELIWDKERILEVYLNVAEMGKMTFGVEAASLRYYNKSAKKLSRHEAARIAAVLPNPIRFSIKNPSAYVNKRTNQIVRQMRYLGGQKYIDEL; translated from the coding sequence ATGTTCCGCCGTCTGCAATTTATTTTGCTCCGCTTCCTGCTGTTTTTCACTGTACTTTCCGTTGTCTGGGTTTTTATTCTGAAATTTTTACCGGTCTGGGTTACGCCCTACATGCTTTCCCGGAAGGTTGAAGCGCTTGTGGATGGGGAGGACTCCGAGCTTTTTCATGATTGGGAACCCTACGAGAACATATCGAAGGAGGTAGCCCTGGCGGTGGTAGCCTCCGAAGACCAGAACTTTCCCAAGCACTGGGGATTTGATTTCAATCAGATTTACAATGCGGTGAAAGAAAAGCGCAAGCGGGCGCGGGGTGCCAGCACCATATCGCAGCAGGTTGCCAAGAATGTTTTTTTATGGCACGGCCGCAGCCTCGTCCGTAAAGGTCTTGAAGCCTATTTTACGATCCTCATCGAGCTGATCTGGGACAAGGAACGCATTCTGGAAGTATATCTGAATGTAGCGGAAATGGGTAAAATGACCTTTGGCGTAGAGGCGGCATCACTCCGGTACTATAATAAATCAGCAAAAAAGCTGAGCAGGCACGAAGCTGCACGCATTGCGGCAGTGCTGCCCAATCCCATCCGGTTTTCCATCAAAAATCCGTCTGCATACGTCAACAAACGAACCAACCAGATCGTCCGGCAGATGCGGTACCTGGGCGGCCAGAAATATATCGACGAGCTTTGA
- a CDS encoding DUF2851 family protein, with protein MNENILSYIWQFQYFDARNLATEDKQALSILRTGFRNRNAGPDFLEARLMIAGVQWIGSVEIHVRSSDWYQHAHDTNDAYEGVVLHVVWEDDGPVSRRDGTLLPCLALKKIADAGMIDRYRQLQDDEEVIPCHRSFGKIGMIHKYAMLDRVLLERLDRKASEVMQLYHQARQDWDTTAYQWIGKHYGFKLNDPVFLRLTEAVPWKVVRKHRHNLLQVESLLFGGSGMLMPEYQDDYCRQLLREFGYLKSKYRLTHAIQMHEWKFARLRPAGFPTVRLAQFARLICSEPNLFSMVVNAPSHAGLQSRLAEQQSDYWTSHYVFEKTASGKVPAMGKGAVSMLIINAMVPLLVAYARQKQQSNMLDRAMDWLSQIAAEDNYIIRQWADLDMQVKTAADSQALIEWHHHYCVPKRCLECTVGAALVRNA; from the coding sequence ATGAATGAAAATATCCTGAGCTACATCTGGCAATTTCAATATTTTGATGCCAGAAATCTCGCTACCGAGGACAAGCAGGCACTTTCCATCCTGCGGACAGGATTCCGGAACCGGAATGCGGGCCCCGATTTCCTCGAAGCCCGGCTGATGATCGCGGGCGTTCAATGGATTGGCAGCGTCGAAATCCATGTAAGATCTTCGGACTGGTACCAGCATGCACACGACACGAACGACGCCTACGAAGGCGTGGTGTTGCATGTGGTTTGGGAAGATGACGGCCCGGTATCACGCCGCGACGGCACCCTGCTCCCCTGCCTGGCCCTGAAAAAGATTGCAGATGCGGGAATGATCGACAGGTACCGGCAATTGCAGGATGACGAAGAGGTAATTCCCTGTCACCGGTCATTTGGTAAAATCGGCATGATCCACAAGTATGCCATGCTCGACAGGGTGCTGCTGGAACGTCTGGATCGGAAGGCTTCAGAAGTAATGCAGCTGTACCACCAGGCGCGGCAGGACTGGGACACGACGGCTTATCAGTGGATCGGCAAGCATTATGGTTTTAAGCTGAACGATCCGGTATTTCTGCGGCTTACGGAAGCAGTTCCCTGGAAGGTTGTCCGAAAGCACCGGCACAACCTGTTGCAGGTGGAGTCGCTGCTTTTCGGAGGCAGCGGCATGCTCATGCCGGAGTACCAGGACGATTACTGCCGGCAGCTTTTGCGGGAATTCGGTTATTTGAAAAGTAAGTACCGGCTCACGCATGCGATCCAAATGCATGAATGGAAGTTTGCAAGATTACGCCCTGCCGGGTTCCCGACCGTGCGGCTGGCGCAGTTTGCCCGGCTGATCTGCAGTGAACCCAACCTTTTTTCGATGGTAGTCAATGCACCCTCCCACGCTGGTCTGCAAAGCCGGCTGGCAGAGCAGCAATCGGATTACTGGACGAGCCACTATGTGTTTGAAAAAACAGCCTCAGGGAAAGTACCCGCGATGGGCAAAGGCGCAGTCAGCATGCTGATCATCAATGCAATGGTGCCGCTGCTGGTCGCTTACGCCAGACAAAAGCAGCAAAGTAATATGCTGGACCGGGCCATGGACTGGCTGTCACAGATTGCAGCGGAGGACAACTACATCATCCGGCAGTGGGCCGACCTCGACATGCAGGTAAAAACGGCAGCTGACAGCCAGGCGCTCATCGAGTGGCACCATCACTACTGTGTCCCGAAGCGCTGCCTTGAATGTACGGTTGGGGCAGCACTGGTACGCAATGCCTAG